A part of Bacteroidota bacterium genomic DNA contains:
- the serS gene encoding serine--tRNA ligase, giving the protein MLDINYLRANTEIAKTRLTKRNKYNISLIDEVLQLDDERKKLQTALDNTLSETNSTSKEIGKLMAQGQKDAAETMKLKVAELKTRSAEIETQHATIAESIKNLLLTLPNLPQDIVPAGLTPEENEVVSTGGTVPEFNFNALPHWELAEKYNLINFELGNKITGSGFPVYINKGARLQRALVAYFLDKAGEAGYIEYIPPFMVNADSAYGTGQLPDKEGQMYHAVVDDFYLIPTAEVPVTNIYRDVIVKEDELPIKMTAYSPCFRREAGSYGKDVRGLNRLHQFEKVEIVEIAHPDTSIERHEAMVKHVENLVQELGLPYRILRLCGGDMGFASAITYDFEVFSAAQQRWLEVSSVSNFETFQSNRLKCRYKDNADGKNKLVHTLNGSALALPRILASILENNQTPEGINIPEVLWKYTGFKTI; this is encoded by the coding sequence ATGCTGGATATTAATTATTTAAGAGCAAACACAGAAATAGCTAAAACCCGTTTAACTAAACGTAATAAATACAATATTAGTTTAATTGACGAGGTTTTACAGCTCGACGATGAACGAAAAAAATTACAAACTGCTTTAGATAATACCCTTTCTGAAACAAACAGCACCAGCAAAGAAATCGGCAAATTAATGGCTCAAGGCCAAAAAGATGCTGCCGAAACCATGAAACTAAAGGTGGCCGAACTCAAAACCCGTTCTGCCGAAATCGAAACACAACATGCCACTATTGCAGAAAGTATAAAAAACTTACTCCTCACGCTCCCAAACCTGCCACAGGATATCGTTCCGGCCGGTTTAACACCTGAAGAAAACGAAGTGGTAAGCACCGGTGGCACAGTTCCGGAATTTAATTTCAACGCCCTTCCACACTGGGAACTCGCCGAAAAATACAACCTCATCAATTTTGAACTCGGCAATAAAATAACCGGAAGCGGTTTTCCCGTATATATTAATAAAGGTGCCCGCTTACAACGCGCTTTAGTAGCCTATTTCCTCGATAAAGCCGGTGAAGCAGGTTATATTGAATACATTCCGCCATTTATGGTAAATGCCGACTCCGCCTATGGCACCGGTCAGTTGCCCGATAAGGAAGGTCAGATGTACCATGCCGTAGTCGACGATTTTTATCTGATTCCAACCGCCGAAGTGCCCGTTACCAATATTTATCGCGATGTAATCGTAAAAGAGGACGAATTACCTATCAAAATGACCGCCTATTCACCTTGTTTTCGTCGCGAAGCGGGTAGTTATGGCAAAGATGTGCGCGGTTTAAACCGTTTACACCAGTTCGAAAAAGTGGAAATCGTGGAAATTGCCCACCCCGATACATCCATTGAACGCCACGAGGCCATGGTAAAACATGTAGAAAACCTAGTTCAGGAGCTCGGTTTACCTTATCGTATTTTGCGTTTATGCGGCGGCGACATGGGTTTCGCATCAGCAATTACGTACGATTTCGAAGTGTTTTCAGCAGCCCAACAACGCTGGCTGGAAGTTAGCTCTGTATCCAATTTCGAAACCTTCCAAAGCAACCGCCTAAAATGTCGTTATAAAGACAATGCCGATGGCAAAAACAAACTCGTGCACACCCTAAACGGCAGCGCACTAGCCCTTCCGCGCATTTTAGCTTCAATTTTGGAAAACAACCAAACACCCGAGGGCATCAATATTCCCGAAGTGCTCTGGAAATATACCGGCTTTAAAACAATCTAA
- the rho gene encoding transcription termination factor Rho, whose amino-acid sequence MYTEAQLNEMLVPELREIAESLSINNFKKMGKSELVTAIIGTAKKHVNTHKTSDDKKNDRKRLLRPRKKKELAGDEEPEKVIAPKIEFVEEEDEDVKIEVPATGDDTFNNQAHEQQVNEQPVVEQQTNEQPVVNHREETQQQQHQYPKKNREPRFNIDLDGAVPGEGVLEMMPDGYGFLRSADYNYLTSPDDIYVSPSQIKLFGLKTGDWVSGFVRPPKEGEKYFALLRVETINGRDPKEIRDRVPFDYLTPLFPEEKLNLVYSPTDYSTRVIDLFTPIGKGQRGMIVAQPKVGKTFLLKSIANAIAQNHPEVYLIVLLIDERPEEVTDMERSVNAEVIASTFDEPAEKHVKVSSIVLQKAKRLVECGQDVVILLDSITRLARAHNTVAPSSGKVLSGGVEANAMQKPKQFFGAARNIEFGGSLTILATALIDTGSKMDEVIFEEFKGTGNMELQLERKLFNKRIFPAVDVTASSTRRDDLLHEKEVLQRMWVLRNHLADMNTEEAMNFILQHMRGTKSNEEFLATMSR is encoded by the coding sequence ATGTATACTGAAGCACAGTTGAACGAAATGCTCGTTCCTGAACTGAGAGAGATTGCGGAGTCATTATCGATCAACAACTTTAAAAAAATGGGTAAAAGTGAATTGGTAACTGCCATAATAGGCACTGCCAAAAAACACGTTAATACTCATAAAACCAGCGATGATAAAAAGAATGATCGCAAACGTTTGTTACGCCCTCGTAAGAAAAAAGAATTAGCCGGTGATGAAGAACCTGAAAAGGTAATTGCACCAAAAATTGAATTTGTTGAAGAGGAGGATGAAGACGTAAAAATTGAAGTGCCTGCAACGGGTGATGATACTTTTAATAATCAGGCGCATGAGCAGCAGGTAAATGAACAACCTGTTGTTGAGCAACAAACAAATGAGCAGCCTGTTGTAAATCATCGTGAAGAAACGCAACAACAACAACATCAATATCCAAAGAAAAACAGAGAGCCAAGATTTAATATTGATTTAGACGGCGCAGTTCCGGGTGAAGGTGTATTAGAAATGATGCCTGACGGATATGGATTTTTGCGCAGTGCTGATTATAATTATCTTACCAGCCCTGATGATATTTATGTTTCACCATCACAAATAAAATTATTCGGATTAAAAACCGGCGACTGGGTTTCGGGATTTGTCCGCCCTCCGAAAGAAGGTGAAAAATATTTCGCATTATTAAGAGTAGAAACAATTAATGGTCGCGACCCGAAAGAAATTCGTGACCGCGTTCCATTCGATTATCTTACACCATTATTTCCGGAAGAAAAATTAAATCTGGTTTATAGTCCTACCGATTATTCAACCCGTGTTATCGATTTATTTACACCAATTGGAAAAGGTCAGCGTGGTATGATTGTAGCGCAACCGAAAGTGGGTAAAACATTTTTATTAAAATCGATTGCAAATGCTATTGCACAAAATCATCCGGAAGTATATTTAATTGTATTATTAATTGATGAACGTCCGGAAGAGGTTACTGATATGGAACGCAGTGTAAACGCAGAAGTAATTGCGAGTACATTTGATGAGCCTGCAGAAAAACACGTGAAGGTGAGCAGTATTGTGCTTCAAAAAGCAAAACGACTGGTAGAGTGCGGACAGGATGTGGTTATATTATTGGATTCAATTACACGTTTAGCGCGCGCACATAATACAGTTGCGCCATCGAGTGGTAAAGTATTATCTGGTGGTGTTGAAGCGAATGCAATGCAAAAACCAAAACAATTTTTTGGTGCTGCCAGAAATATAGAATTTGGTGGTTCGCTTACCATTCTTGCAACTGCCTTAATTGATACAGGAAGTAAAATGGATGAGGTAATTTTTGAAGAGTTTAAAGGAACCGGTAACATGGAATTACAACTCGAAAGAAAATTATTTAACAAACGTATTTTCCCTGCAGTAGATGTAACGGCAAGCTCAACCCGTCGCGATGATTTATTACACGAAAAAGAAGTGTTACAGCGTATGTGGGTATTGCGTAATCACCTGGCTGATATGAATACCGAAGAAGCCATGAACTTTATTTTACAACATATGCGTGGAACAAAAAGTAATGAAGAGTTTTTGGCTACGATGAGCAGATAA